Part of the Phragmites australis chromosome 23, lpPhrAust1.1, whole genome shotgun sequence genome is shown below.
CAACATCCATGGCAAGTGCCACTGGGAAGCTTCTTGAGCTGGAGCAAGATGTTGCTCTAGCGGATCTTGTGAAGGACTGGGATTTTAGTATAGGCAAACGTTTTCAAGTGAAGGTGCTCTTAGTAAGTTTAAAAGCTCTGTTCATCACCCTTCTTCTCCTGCTGgatccttcttcctccttgcgGTGTTTCGTTGTTACACTTTTAGACTTACTGAATCCTCAGTAAGCCTTGCCCTTCATGCCTGCTTGGGTAGTTCTCCAGCTGGTTTTCACGTCGCTTATCTTCAAGACCGTCATTTTCGCTTTTCTGTGGCTTCAAAGGATGTGGGTTTGATGGTTTATTCTCTCAAACACATCATCTCTAAGCAGTTTGACATTTATTTTCATCTCTGGAGAGATGGTGGTGATAAGTgggaaattgaaaagaaaaagtGGGAACAGGATGAGGAAAGTTCTTGGAAGCTGGTTTCCCATCGAAAGCCAAGAAAATCCCAGCTCAAGAAGGTATCTTCCAGAAGGAAAATTGTTCAGGATTCTCCAGTCAAAAAATCGAATCCTCCGGAACTTGCTTCAGTGGTGAAAATTGGGAGTCTTTTCTGCCCTATTTCTGCTTCTCAATTGGATTTTCAGACTGGCTCTCTCAGaagtttcttttgttttggaaaTTCTGTTCTTGGCGGTCATAGTAGTCAAAGCAAATTCCAACTCCCACTTAAGCATATCTTTGTGAGGCTAAAGGGAGATCTTGGGAGTGGTGCATGCCCAGCAGAATTCTTTCCCAAGGGCGGCGATGGCTCTTCCACCTATGCAGCAGACTTCTTTCCCAAGAGTGGCGATGGCTCCTCCACCTACACAGCACGTCCAGGCTGGTTCTTTTCCTAACCCATCTCCTTATTCGGGTTTAATGTCCTGAGTTAAATGTCTCAGAGAAggtcactttatcaaatattgTTCCTTTGAGATCGTTGCTTGTTTGCTTTAATTACGGCCATAAGGCCAATCACTGCTTTAAGAGGCTTTCTAGTAGAAGGCATTGTTGGGTCCCAGGCCCACGTATGATCAAGGGTACTCTGTTAGCAGAGCAGGTTCCGCTAATAGGAGAGCGAGAAACGCTTCTCCTTCCCCTCGTGCTGGTCCCTCATCAGTCTCTCTATCGGGGGACCATGTTGATGTTATGCCTGCTGATGAGGACCCACCTCCAGCCAACAATGGAATCCTCACCCTTTTGAGGGCCCTGTTCTCCTAGGGGAACCAGAAACAGTGGCACTCTTGGCTGATCAGCATATGGAACAGATTTGTCAGCTAAATCAAGCACAGGGCATGTAGCAGGACCAGATCTCCAATGCCAGTTCTGTCAACCAGCCAGCCTTCACTGAAGTGCCATGTTTTTTCATTCAAGGCAAGGGAACTTCAAGAGAAACTAAAATCAGAAGCACACAACAGCTGGTACTTGATCAGAGCTGTCAGCAACCATTGCATATCCAAGGGAATCAAGAGCCTGTATCCTCTAAAGCACTGCAGAATAAAAACCTGTATGAGCAGAATGATTATGTGCAATTCCTTGCTGACAACCTGAAGAGATTTGTTGAGAGCTATGCTCAGCAGCCTCAAGGTCTAGGGAAAAGCATGATCACTCTTCCAATTCCTCCTCTCATTCAGATACATCTAGACAGAGTCAAGATCATTGGAGTTGAAATGAGCAGAATAGGTGAACAGGCTCAGATATCTCAGAAGGGGACAACCCCAATGAAGACCATAGAAGCAAGTGGGCCTGAACAGAAAGCCAGATGCATAACCACACATATCACTAAACCAGCATTTACCAGGATCTATTACAGAAAGAGGCTGCTGAATAAGAAGGTTTCAGGGCAAACATCAGAAGTCAACACAGAATGAGGTCACATATTTCTTGAATTCCCTGAAGTTTTTGTTACCCAAGACAAAGCTAAGTATACCAAGAGAGAACCTAGGAAGAGAAAGTGTCCTCCCCTCACTGAAGATGGGctcagaagaagcacaagaatcCAGAATTGAACTACAGGGCAAATGGTTCAGTTTTCTAGAGCCTGAACCAGGAGCAGATCTTGCAGGAAGAGAATCGCTGATCCTAAACAGCTTGCTAGTAAAATTCTCATTACAAACTTTAATCAAGCTGTTGAGTGTCCAGGTCTTTCCACTCTAGATGAATTTGATAAATCTGGCTGTCTATCCTGAAATTCTGGTGGTGGAAATCCAGAAGATTGCAGAGGGATGATGTCAGCTATCTCCTTCGGAGGTCACTGCTGACCTGCTCCTGGCCaggaaggaagaggagggaAGGGCTGATGGAGACAGCACGGTGGAGCTCATTGATCCAACAGATGGATAGACTCTTTTATTTTGCTATCATCAACAGGGTTTGCCCTGTTTTAAATACGTGTAATATGGATGATGCTATGCACTTCTATCCTAAGTCTAGCTACTATGGTTCTTGGTGCACCATTGGTGCACCATGTTTGGTTACAGAACCTCTTTTGCTATGGTTAACTATTGTCGCTTGTTTGCCTCCTCCCCTGGATGTTTTTATTCTGATAACCTTGGGTTATACAGACATCTTCAGAACAAAACACGGTATATATGGATAATTCAAACAAGCGCAGTTGGAACATACTAAACTGGAACATACGAGGGCTCAATTCTGAGGATAAATGTAATGCAATCAGAGCAAAGATTGATGAAAGTGCCTGTGCAATTTTCTGCATTCAGGAAACAAAAAGGGAACATTTTGATCACCCCTTTATCAAAAAGCTGGCTCCTAAGAAATTCAATAAGTTTGCTTACTTGCCATCAGTTGGCAGTTCAAGCGGAATTCTGATGGGCTGGAATAGCTCCTTTTTCACGGGAGAAACAGTGCACATTAACAGATTTGCAGTGACGGTAAAATTTACTTCAGTTCACAATGATAACTCTTGGAAGCTATCCACTATTTATGGTCCCTGTAAGGGCCCAGAAAGAGATGAATTTGTAAGTTGGCTTAACAATCTTCAAATTGAGGAGGAGGAAAACTGGATGCTCATTGGAGATTTTAATTTCTATAGATCTTTAACTGATAGGAACAGGAAGGGTGACAATATGAATGATGTCTTTATCTTCAATGGCATTATTAGTAATCTGAGTCTCTTGCAAATTCCTCTCAAAGGAAGAAAATACACCTAGAGTAACATGAAAGAAGACCCCCTTCTAGAGCAGATTGATTGGTGTTTCACATATGCAAACTGGATCAGCGACTATCCAGGCACCTAGCTGCTCCAAATGGCAAAGCCACTGTCTGATCATATCCCCTGTAAGGTGCAAATTGGTACCTCAATTCCAAAGGCTCAAGTTTTCAGGTTTGAAAATTTCCAGATATATCATCCAGGTTTCTTTGATTTAGTTCAAGAAGTATGGGATGAGGAGGTCATTAATGGCAACTGTGCAGCTATAATTACTGCTAAGTTCAAACTGCTCAGAAAGGCTCTGAAAAAATGGAGTAAAGGTATATCTCAGTTTAACACCTTAATAAAAGACTGCAATGATACTTTAGCTATACTGGATAAGCTAAAGGAGCAGAGACATCTCTATCTGCAGAAAAGCAATTTTAGGAAAATTCTGAAAGATCACATTCTAAAGCTGCTCAGATATAAGCGTGGATATTGGAGAAAGAGATACACGGTGAGGTGGACCAGGTTCAGGGATGAAAGCACAAGATTTTTTCATGCTACAGCAACTGAGAGGTATAGACTAAACTCCATCACAAGCTTGGAAACTGAAGATGGTAGAACTGTCACTGACCATCATGAAAAAGCTGCCATCCTCCTTGAGACGTATAAAGCCAGAATGGGAACTACAACGCAGCCCAAAATATTagtcctttcttttcttcttttgccCAGCTTGggctcttgtttttttttctctaataaAATTTCACAGTAGGGGCTTCCCCTACTgttttcctttcaaaaaaaaagatacataGAATGTCAAGAAGTGCATTTCCATGAAAATCTGAATAAATATAatcatttcaaaaaaaatctaagcaAACAAAACTCCTTCGAAATTCAAACCTCCACAAATCCATGTACATGCATTAAGCTTTATCCCAaaattggaaagaaaaaaagtgtTGTGCAATATTGTTCTAAAAGTTAGAATTACAACAAATTTGGATAGGTAGGAGCGTGAACTTTCTTTCTGAAATAAGGGAACTTTTATTTGTAACAGAAGGaaaataaagttttttttaatcattaTGCTTTTTGACAATAAAAATGATTTAGGCAATTATTTTAGGACATTGTATACACAATAATAAAGTACAACATACAGCAGAAGAGCTGAGCTCACCAAGAAGCTTGACAGCTGCAAGCAGGGTTCCACCAGTGGCAATAAGATCATCAACGATGAGCGCCCTATCATTGGGCTCCACGGCTCCTACATGCATTTCTATTTTGTCGGTGCCATATTCTAAAGCATACTCTTCAGAGATCACCTCACCTAGTATAAAGATGGGAGAGCGTTAGGCATTAGCTATTTCATTCGGATTTGGGTATGAAACATAACTGTTGAATAATAGCAACGCTGCACATCAAACGATAGAAAAACATACCAGGTAACTTTTTCGGTTTTCTCAGTGGTACAAACTTTGCACCTATTGCCAATGCAATTGGAGGACCAAAAATAAATCCTCTAGCTTCAACGCCTGATTGTTTTTTGGCAATAAATATGACAAGTGAGAACACATAAGAATGTCAATTGCATTACTTACAATTCGGACCTTTTCATCGTTTGCTTGTATAATGAAAAAAAGGAGCTACTCAATACACATTACCAGCAACTACAGTGATCCCCTTGTCCTTGTACCTCTCAACAAAGAGGTCAATCGTGTCACTAAATGCCTTTGGATCAAGGAGCAACGTCGTGATATCATGAAACATAATCCCTACAAAGAGACAAACCGGTACATATTAAGCACAGGTAATATAATCCTtacacaaaaaaataaatatctagaGCACTTTGCGAAATCAATTCACGAAAGCATGGCGTCTCATTCTAAAGGTGCATTCTCCAGCACCACATAACCAATGTCCCTGCTCTGCAAAATCAGGACTTGAGTAGCCAATTTTCGCACATAGAGAAGCAGAAGGCGGTTTCCAGATGTCCATAGATAAATAACAAATCTTCCATAGCTGTTACATCGAGTGGCAAATAACATTTGTTAAAATCTGCCCGTACCAGCTATTTCTTCGCCATGACAACAACTCTGAAGAGTTTCGCTTATTATATTATTTACCGTAGTTGGTCGATGCAATACACTGTAACACCCATTTACACCCTTTAGTCAGCGTTGACTCAGAACACGTCTGCTGCCTTGGTAAAACCCTAAATCTACGAACGGTCGCGAGTCAAcgtcggccgccgccgccgccaccaccaatCATCATCATCCCGATCGATCGAAGCGACCCACCCATCCACCCACGCAAAAGATCGTCTAGGTCCCTAGAGCCTAGAGAGGGATAGCGACGGGGGACCCACCTGGCTTGGGGAAGTCGGGGATGACGCGGATGCTCGACGCGATCCGCTCCACGCGCCCGTCGCTGGACGCCATCACCGCCGACCCGCGCGCGCGCCCGGGCTCGTGGAgagggggaggcggcggaggaggaggcggccacaCGGGGGGGGCATGCTCCGCCCAGCTCCGCGCTTTTATGCGCGCCGCGCCGCGAGCCGTCGGTTGTAACCGCGCGGGGAGCCGTGCCCGTCCCGGACACGCGGGCCAGACATGGCGTCTGGGCCCACCGGTCAGTGTATCACGCGAGGCTCCTCGGCCGGCGATTGGGTAGGCGTGTTCGGACTTCCCGTCGTGCATTGTGGGCCCGGGGAGTGGGGGCGCGGTTCATGCCGCCACCAACTGGGATGAGCATACGACATGTGGGCCACGCGGGGGGACCGCGCGGGATTCGTTGGCcggatgacatgtgggcccggGAAGCGGACCCCACCCGCACACCCGACGCCAGCTGAGGCGGCTTGTCTCACGCGGCGTCACAGCAGCGTGCAAAGACGACAGCCTCACTTACGTGCCTCGCCCGGCGGATGCAAGACCTATGCACTCTGGTTGACTTaacaatattataaaattatcaacTCTTGCATTTGTTTCAGTCAAACAAACCGAAGCCAAGCCCAGTATATGTAACAGACaatcaaacaaatttttttttataaatataacttcataaaaaaaatattctaatcGATCTGAACCATTCATTCCATAAAATTCGCCAATGTTTTTACCTGCTCTGGCAGTTAAACCTCACTCCAACTTCAGTTAAAAAGATACTGACTGGAGGTAACTGAGCATTTGAGTAAGCTGGAGACTTGAATCCGAAGAGAAGCATTTGACGTTGATGCCTTCGGCACAGGCCGTACGGGCATGGCATCTACAACTTGATAGCAAATGGAAGATCAGGCATTCACAACTCTTGGATTGGACAGCTGCAAATCTGCACAATCTTGCGCAGGTTGCATGTGTAGCAAGTGTATTCTATATTTCCACAATTTCCTttgcatttaaaaaaaaagatgaagagAGGAGGCAGATAAAATATGATTGCACTGAATTtcattgaatatgaatattgtgcaAATGGGTCAGCGGATACAACATCAGCAATGGAGATTGCTGGATTAATTGAA
Proteins encoded:
- the LOC133905882 gene encoding adenine phosphoribosyltransferase 1 isoform X2; this encodes MASSDGRVERIASSIRVIPDFPKPGIMFHDITTLLLDPKAFSDTIDLFVERYKDKGITVVAGVEARGFIFGPPIALAIGAKFVPLRKPKKLPGEVISEEYALEYGTDKIEMHVGAVEPNDRALIVDDLIATGGTLLAAVKLLGPGQARGQAGFCPCESGLSALLRVGPVNVSSLEL
- the LOC133905882 gene encoding adenine phosphoribosyltransferase 1 isoform X3 — protein: MASSDGRVERIASSIRVIPDFPKPGIMFHDITTLLLDPKAFSDTIDLFVERYKDKGITVVAGVEARGFIFGPPIALAIGAKFVPLRKPKKLPGEVISEEYALEYGTDKIEMHVGAVEPNDRALIVDDLIATGGTLLAAVKLLVPILALYVSRRMAAFS
- the LOC133905882 gene encoding adenine phosphoribosyltransferase 1 isoform X4; this encodes MASSDGRVERIASSIRVIPDFPKPGIMFHDITTLLLDPKAFSDTIDLFVERYKDKGITVVAGVEARGFIFGPPIALAIGAKFVPLRKPKKLPGEVISEEYALEYGTDKIEMHVGAVEPNDRALIVDDLIATGGTLLAAVKLLGKQ
- the LOC133905882 gene encoding adenine phosphoribosyltransferase 1 isoform X1, which encodes MASSDGRVERIASSIRVIPDFPKPGIMFHDITTLLLDPKAFSDTIDLFVERYKDKGITVVAGVEARGFIFGPPIALAIGAKFVPLRKPKKLPGEVISEEYALEYGTDKIEMHVGAVEPNDRALIVDDLIATGGTLLAAVKLLERVGATVVECACVIELPELKGRDKLGDRPVFVLVKAD